Part of the Lolium rigidum isolate FL_2022 chromosome 6, APGP_CSIRO_Lrig_0.1, whole genome shotgun sequence genome, acttacattagtattagtttgcgagtactttaaagtactcatggctttgtccccggctattcaaatggccggactatgaagaggagtaccagaacccggaagaaggacaagcaggacgtctatgacaactaggaccactcccgacgtcaacgattgctcgtggaatagatggaccacgaccgctactacttcgcttccgctatgtgttttgtaataggatctctagatccactatgttgtattaagactggatcatgtgatcctttgttgtaagacgattatgtgttgtaatgaatgatgtgttgtgatatcaatctattatgtctcgcaaaaacaatattcctgggattgcgaggaatggcataataggcatctggacttaaaaatccgggtgttgacacatatggatcaacagtgggatttgtccatcccgatgacggatagatatactctgggccctctcggtgaaatgtcgtctaatgtcttgcaagcatatgaataagttcataagagaccacatatcacggtacgagtaaagagtacttgtcaggagacgaggttgaacaaggtatagagtgataccgaagatcaaacctcggacaagtaaaatatcgcgtgacaaagggaatgggtatcgtatgtgaatggttcattcgatcactaaagtcatcgttgaatatgtgggagccattatggatctccagatcccgctattggttattggtcggagtgagtactcaaccatgtccgcatagttcacgaaccgtagggtgacacacttaaagttggatgttgaaatggtagtacttgaatatggaatggagttggaatatttgttcggagtcccggatgagatcccggacatcacgaggagttccggaatggtccggagaataagattcatatataggatgtcattttatgtgaataaaatgtcgcggaaggttctttggaaggttctagaaggttctagaaaagtccggaagaaaccaccaaggaaggtggagtccacatgggactccacctccatggtcggccaaccctagtgggggaggagtcccaagtggactcccccttagggggccggccaccccccccatatgggaggtggaactcccaccttggtgggagtcctagctaggctaggttttcccctccctatggaaggtttttggttcgggtcttattcgaagacttggagaccaactcttgggaatccacctatataatgaggggcataggggagggggccggacacaccaaagccacaagttggccgcacccccttgaggccggccacccctcccaaaccctagccgccccctctctcctccatagctcccgcgtgctttagcgaagctccgccggagttctccaccgccaccgacaccacgccgtcgtgctgtcggattcaagaggagctactacttccgctgcccgctggaacgggaggtggacgtcgtcttcatcaacaaccgaacgtgtgaccgagtacggaggtgctgcccgttcgtggcgccggaagcgatcgtgatcaagatcttctacgcgcttttgcaagcggcaagtgaacgtctaccgcagcaacaagagcctcatcttgtaggctttggaatctcttcaagggtgagactcgatatcccctcgttgctaccgtcttctagattgcatcttggcttggattgcgtgttcgcggtaggaaaatttttgttttctatgcaacgttatcctacagggcccaccccatgggccggcgcggcccagggcctggccgcgccgcccagtgAGGAGGGGgggccacagcccctctcgcctccttttcttcgcgtacgccttcgtcccgaaaacctaagccccaggaaAAGAGTCGCGGAGCGTCACAGCCACCTcggcgaggcggagaacaccagagagaaaagagctctccggcaggctgagttccgccggggaaattccctcccggagggggaaatcgacgccatcgtcaccatcatcgagctggacatcatctccatcaccatcatcatcatcttcatcatcatcaccgccgtctccaccgctgcacatcgtcaccgctatagcagtttgggtttgatcttgattgtttgataggggaaactctcccggtgttgatttctacttgttattgatgctattgagtgaaaccgttgaaccaaggtttatgttcagattgttattcatcatcatatcacctccgatcatgttccatatgatgtctcgtgagtagttcgtttagttcttgaggatatgggtgaagtctaaatgttagtagtgaagtatggttgagtaatattcaatgttatgatatttaagttgtggtgttattcttctagtggtgtcgtgtgaacgtcgactacacgacacttcacctttatgggcataggggaatgcatcttgtactcgtttgccaattgcggggttgccggagtgacagaaacctgagcccccgttggtatatcgatgcaggagggatagcaggatctcgcagtttaagactcgtggttagatttatcttaattactttcttgtagttgcggatgcttgcaaggggtataatcacaagtatgtattagtcctaggaagggcggtacattagcgtaggttcacccacacaacacttatcaaaacaatgaagattaattagccgtatgtagcgaaagcactagactaaaatcccgtgtgtcctcaggaacgtttggtcattataagtaaacaaaccggcttgtcctttgtgctaaaaaggattgggccactcgctgcaattgttactctcgcactttacctactcgtactttattcatctgctatatcaaaaccccctgaatacttgtctgtgagcatttacagtgaattcttcatcgaaactgcttgtcaacaccttctgctcctcgttgggatcgacattcttacttatcgaagatactacgatacaccccctatacttgtgggtcatcaccgggagctctacgcccaggcccgccaggcacgacgggaggaggaggaggcggcgcggcgggaggaggccaggtgccgcgcctggcaggagaggcagcagcgcctcagggaggaggcgctgctccgtgcgccgccgcagcctcgggtggctccggacccccactcggcctgggaggaggccctgtggtctccgtggccggagtccctggCGCGGTtgagccacaacagcgcctcgccgcccggggacgtcgtccacgacgacgacgtcgccgacgacgcccacaggggctaggcggcgcactggcggccaccgcgccgccgaccaaaccctaatagaggggttttattagtttaaatttaaaagcccatataggggcttattttgttagttatttgcccaaaatagggctatgtacaaatttgcccaaaatagggcatatgttgaatgaaatttcatttcaatttgccacttttctctttttttcgtgATTCTACGATTATGCGCTACGTCCGCGTGTCCGTCGGCCACCCGAACGGCCCAaaccggacggcccagcgcgtccgtttgggtcgcgcggttggagattccCTTACATCTCCTGGGCTCAGGTCATCCTGTTATTTTTTGaaaattaaaatatatttatACGTTTTTAATAGTTTTTAAAACTATATCCAGATTAGCTAATGATGTATCCCAAAAGCTGGAAAAATATTAATTTCAAATACTTTGTATTCTAAGCTACACAAAATGACAAAAGTGATATCAAAGGCTTTGCATTCTAAGCTACgcaaaaatgacaaaagtgtGGATCTTGGTATACATATTTCAAATCTACATATTTTATAAGTTTTCTCATTTTTCGTGCATCCTACAATACAaataattctgcactaagattttTCATGCTTGTCAATTACATCATTGATCATGTCTAaatttattttagatttttttaaaacttataatatggttttgatttttttaatgaAGAGATCAATGTAGCTAGGGGGCAAATACAATTTTCGATAATCATATGGTTATTAAAATCCTTTGAGGCTAGTTGTGCAATGTTGGTCTTATTCGGGTTTTTTTTTTCATGGAGAGCACAATGGAAGAAAACCAAGGTAAGAAAGTAAAGCTTGAGGCTTCTTCAATGTAACTTTTAATGGTTATATCTGGGGCGTTCATTATTCATGTTCAGTGTTTGATGCACTTTGTTTGAGTAATTACTAAAATTAGATCGTTTGCTTAAAATAAAGAAGAAATGGAAACTATGGTTTTCACATACATGGCAACAGATTAATTAAGGCACCGAGAAATCGAGAGGAGAACCAAAAGGGGTGTTTTTGGACATGCTTGGCTAGCTATGCCTGCCGAACTAGAAGGACACCATGTTGTCGATCTAGTAAACCTGTCCCTTGTACATGATCTAAATTAAATGAGCGTGTGTGTTCCCCCTTGATGCTGCAAGAATGTTCAGCTTGGCCCCTGAACTTTAATTTTCTACACATCCGTGCAGGAGTGCAGAACTCAAAGTATATTTACATTCTGTTACAGAGCATTGGACACGCATGGTCAGCAAAACATCTGGCAGTCACACCAATGGCCATTGCATTTCTAACTGTATCCAGTGGAGGTTCTCACTCTTATGCATGCTGCTTACTTCTCTTGAGGAATGCCAAGATGTTGCTGCGGTGGCTGGCTTTCTTCTTCTTATGAACGCCTGGAGCAATGTGAGCATCCTGCTAATATTTCAGAGGAAATTTTCTTACGCACCAAGGTAGAAAGAAAGGAAGCAAGTTCGTACTTGTTAACTTGTATTGCTCTGTGCATGACTGAATAAAACTTACACACGTAAGCAGTATCGTGCTGATTTTATGGTGTAAATAGTGTTTAGAGTACATATTGCTATTGAAGTGAACAAATACATGATTGATTGAATGTAGGATACCTCTGCTCTGAAGGAAAATGACCTTGTTATGGATGCTGGGTTTCCAACGTCTGCAACTGCCACGGTAACTTCCCTCCCTAATAAGAACACCATATCAACATATATTCGGTAAATCGACAGCGATTGTATGCATAAAGTAAGCTTAAAACAGCTGAAAACAACTAGCTGCTGTTATTTGTAAATCCAGGAAAGCGAGTTGAGGTCGTGCTGAAAATTGGGACATAGGAGAGGAGAATGGGCTCTTCAGCTGGTTCTTTTATTGTCACAGACATAGAAAGGGGGTATATTTTTCCATGTATATTTGGGGATTTTTAGCAGTGCACAGAAtacaccatttcttctcttcagaATGGCAAGAAAGCAGAACAAATTTACGTGGAAGATACACAATCATTCCAAATATTTTTCATTTCCCAAGAAAATTACCGATGGTTGACTCAACATCATATGGCTTCAGAGTGCGATTGGCTCCAGGCACCGGGTGACCCCTGCTGTGTGACAATGCTAATAATGTCATACACTGATGCAAATCGCAGATATATAATACTAATAGGTTCAAAGAAAGTGAAATAACTTGAACTGGAGTATATAACAAACCTTGAATCAGTAACATTTTCCTTATTGTTTGTCTCCGTAGCTGGAGTGAAGAAGTGGTACTAGTTAGTAAAATCATAGCTGAGCTGAAGTATTCTGCAGGTTCATCATGTAGAATCAAACAAAGCTTGAAAACTGTACATTGCGAGAGGTAACGGCGATGGTATTGAACGGCGCCAGTGTCCATACGTAGAGCCAATAGGTTGAGAGAAATTGCATACTGTTCGCATGTCAGAAGCCTCTGGTACAGTCAGGAATCATACAAATTCAGTGAGTATAGCAAGGTTCAATTTGGTCGATGTTCATCAATTCACTGTTTCATCATCACATATGGCGCATTCTACACTCCAATTTTTTTCAGGTAATTACACGAGCTCTCTTCATGCCATACACAATTTATTACAGCGAGTACAAGCAGATAGGATGCCAACCTGTTTGAGGAAGGTGATCTTTTGCTCTGTTTGCGTGACCTCGGTCTTGTCCTCCAGCTGGTGCTCGAGCTTGGATAAAACAGTTCCGAGGTGATCAATCACCGTCACAACCGCATCGCAGATGTAGCTCTTCGTGCTGTCCAGGATCCTTCACCACGGGCAAGAAATTGAACTTACACGCGGCCATCGGCTCCACGAGaggaagaaaggaaagaaaatgtGTTGGAATGAAATAATCGACGGAAGGTCTGCACTTACAGCCTCTTCTGCTCGGTGCCGAGGAACGCCTTCTCGCAGCAGTCCGCCGCCTGGTGCAG contains:
- the LOC124661847 gene encoding probable protein ABIL5 isoform X2, which encodes MDAEMDAEAGEAGRQRSPAAPFVRSSSRLGAAQSFDGALRELKDLRFQLHQAADCCEKAFLGTEQKRLILDSTKSYICDAVVTVIDHLGTVLSKLEHQLEDKTEVTQTEQKITFLKQRLLTCEQYAISLNLLALRMDTGAVQYHRRYLSQSTETNNKENVTDSRGHPVPGANRTLKPYDVESTIGREVTVAVADVGNPASITRSFSFRAEQDAHIAPGVHKKKKASHRSNILAFLKRSKQHA
- the LOC124661847 gene encoding probable protein ABIL5 isoform X4 yields the protein MDAEMDAEAGEAGRQRSPAAPFVRSSSRLGAAQSFDGALRELKDLRFQLHQAADCCEKAFLGTEQKRLILDSTKSYICDAVVTVIDHLGTVLSKLEHQLEDKTEVTQTEQKITFLKQRLLTCEQYAISLNLLALRMDTGAVQYHRRYLSQSTETNNKENVTDSRGHPVPGANRTLKPYDVESTIGREVTVAVADVGNPASITRSFSFRAEDAHIAPGVHKKKKASHRSNILAFLKRSKQHA
- the LOC124661847 gene encoding probable protein ABIL5 isoform X3, producing MDAEMDAEAGEAGRQRSPAAPFVRSSSRLGAAQSFDGALRELKDLRFQLHQAADCCEKAFLGTEQKRLILDSTKSYICDAVVTVIDHLGTVLSKLEHQLEDKTEVTQTEQKITFLKQRLLTCEQYAISLNLLALRMDTGAVQYHRRYLSQSTETNNKENVTDSSRGHPVPGANRTLKPYDVESTIGREVTVAVADVGNPASITRSFSFRAEDAHIAPGVHKKKKASHRSNILAFLKRSKQHA
- the LOC124661847 gene encoding probable protein ABIL5 isoform X1 translates to MDAEMDAEAGEAGRQRSPAAPFVRSSSRLGAAQSFDGALRELKDLRFQLHQAADCCEKAFLGTEQKRLILDSTKSYICDAVVTVIDHLGTVLSKLEHQLEDKTEVTQTEQKITFLKQRLLTCEQYAISLNLLALRMDTGAVQYHRRYLSQSTETNNKENVTDSSRGHPVPGANRTLKPYDVESTIGREVTVAVADVGNPASITRSFSFRAEQDAHIAPGVHKKKKASHRSNILAFLKRSKQHA